One genomic segment of Desulfomicrobium sp. ZS1 includes these proteins:
- a CDS encoding phenylacetate--CoA ligase family protein: MTRKDRTEGIFSRREVLDATERQKYYQIQLKELLSYAYRYSEDVKKRFDRAQFSVEKFRDLIDLKHVPILKKKELIFLQSMGPRLGGLLTKDLGELRRVFLSPGPIFDPEDRGDDYWGWTESFYAAGFRSGDLVQNTFNYHMTPAGLMFEEPLRQLSCAVVPTGPGNTGSQLDIMKKLRVTGYVGTPSYLMHLAQKGEEKGLNLRKDLYLEVAFVTGEKFSEKLRSTLEKKFDLIMRQGYGTADVGCIGYECFHKNGLHIANRAYVEICHPDTGIPLKDGEVGEIVVTAFNKTYPLIRLATGDLSYIDRASCPCGRTSPRLGTIVGRVDTTARIKGMFVYPHQVEQVISGFEEIKRWQIEVTNPGGIDEMTLLIETSGFKREEELLHMFREKIKIRPALKILTPGTLPPQIRFIEDKRNWD, translated from the coding sequence ATGACCCGCAAGGATCGCACCGAAGGCATTTTCAGCCGCCGCGAAGTTCTGGATGCTACGGAACGCCAGAAATATTACCAGATCCAGCTCAAAGAGCTGCTCTCTTATGCCTATAGATATTCCGAGGACGTAAAAAAGCGCTTTGACCGCGCACAGTTTTCCGTGGAAAAATTCCGCGACCTTATTGATTTGAAGCACGTGCCGATCCTCAAGAAAAAGGAACTCATCTTTCTGCAGTCCATGGGTCCGCGCCTGGGCGGCCTCTTGACCAAGGATCTGGGCGAACTGCGCCGCGTCTTCCTGTCCCCCGGTCCCATCTTCGACCCCGAAGACAGAGGGGACGACTACTGGGGCTGGACCGAGAGCTTTTACGCCGCAGGTTTCCGTTCCGGAGACCTGGTCCAGAACACTTTCAACTACCACATGACCCCGGCCGGCCTCATGTTCGAGGAGCCGCTCAGACAGCTCAGCTGCGCCGTGGTGCCCACTGGTCCCGGCAACACCGGCAGCCAGCTCGACATCATGAAGAAGCTGCGCGTGACCGGCTACGTGGGCACGCCCAGCTATCTCATGCACCTGGCCCAGAAGGGCGAGGAGAAGGGTCTCAACCTGCGCAAGGACCTGTACCTGGAAGTGGCCTTCGTCACCGGCGAGAAATTCTCCGAGAAGCTGCGCTCCACCCTGGAAAAGAAGTTCGACCTCATCATGCGCCAGGGCTACGGCACGGCGGATGTGGGCTGCATCGGCTACGAATGCTTCCACAAGAACGGCCTGCACATCGCCAACCGCGCCTATGTGGAGATCTGCCATCCGGACACGGGCATCCCGCTGAAAGACGGCGAGGTGGGCGAAATCGTGGTCACGGCCTTCAACAAGACCTACCCGCTGATCCGCCTGGCCACGGGCGACCTGTCCTATATCGACCGTGCGTCCTGCCCCTGCGGCCGCACCTCCCCGCGCCTGGGCACCATTGTCGGCCGCGTGGACACCACGGCCCGCATCAAGGGCATGTTCGTGTACCCGCACCAGGTCGAACAGGTCATCTCCGGCTTCGAAGAAATCAAGAGATGGCAGATCGAAGTCACCAACCCCGGCGGCATCGACGAGATGACCCTGCTCATCGAAACTTCGGGCTTCAAGCGCGAGGAAGAGCTGCTGCACATGTTCCGCGAAAAGATCAAGATCCGCCCAGCGCTGAAAATCCTCACCCCCGGCACCCTGCCTCCGCAGATCCGGTTCATCGAGGACAAGCGCAATTGGGATTGA
- a CDS encoding tRNA (adenine-N1)-methyltransferase: MLEPGQLVMLLNANDKRYFVTAQEGQVMHTNEGLLHLDEVRAAGWGQQVMTHKGYPFTVMRPTLYDLVKSVKRRTQIIYPKEIGYIVMKLGIGPGCRIVEAGCGSGGLTTALAWLVGDTGKVYTYERREEFYTLCRQNLERIGLSHRVEQFHHDIAEGFNPHAADALFLDVREPCDYIHHIPNAVVPGAPVGFLLPTTNQVQDLLKSLQDGPFRQIEVVEIFLRHYKPVPERLRPEDRMVAHTGFLVFARTFAQLDTPETEEPQGPQQEDMPLEPLTED; this comes from the coding sequence ATGCTCGAACCGGGACAGCTGGTAATGCTGCTCAACGCAAACGACAAGCGATATTTTGTTACTGCCCAGGAAGGGCAGGTCATGCATACAAATGAAGGACTTCTGCACCTCGACGAAGTCCGCGCCGCAGGCTGGGGACAGCAGGTCATGACGCACAAGGGCTATCCCTTCACCGTCATGCGCCCCACCCTTTATGATCTGGTCAAGTCCGTCAAACGCCGCACTCAGATCATTTATCCCAAGGAAATCGGCTACATCGTCATGAAACTGGGCATCGGCCCCGGTTGTCGCATCGTCGAGGCCGGTTGCGGCTCCGGCGGCCTGACCACGGCCCTGGCCTGGCTGGTCGGCGACACGGGCAAGGTCTATACCTACGAGCGCCGTGAAGAATTCTATACCCTCTGCCGCCAGAACCTGGAGCGCATCGGCCTTTCCCACCGTGTGGAGCAGTTCCATCACGATATCGCCGAGGGCTTCAACCCGCATGCCGCTGACGCTCTCTTTTTGGACGTGCGTGAACCCTGCGACTATATCCATCATATCCCAAACGCGGTCGTGCCCGGTGCGCCTGTAGGCTTTCTGCTGCCGACCACCAATCAGGTTCAGGATCTGCTGAAATCCCTGCAAGACGGTCCGTTCAGGCAGATCGAAGTGGTGGAGATCTTCCTGCGCCACTACAAGCCCGTGCCCGAACGCCTGCGGCCCGAAGACCGCATGGTCGCCCATACCGGGTTCCTGGTCTTTGCCCGCACGTTTGCCCAGCTTGACACGCCTGAAACTGAGGAACCGCAAGGGCCGCAGCAGGAAGACATGCCGCTGGAGCCTTTGACCGAAGACTGA
- a CDS encoding Rne/Rng family ribonuclease, giving the protein MGEKQKRKMFISVLPGEQVEVAIMEDGVVCEYYVEMLHQSKTKGNIYKARIHNVDQALQAAFINYGAEKNGFLQVDEVHPEYYQGDVPSRGKYPPLQKVLKPGQEVLVQVVKEPTGSKGAFLTTYLSIPGRYFVLTPGREQLGISRKIEDEKERDRLKEVVEELKLDEGLGVIVRTVSESQSKSSLSRDLQFLKRLWKEIRKKGISSESPALVYEEKDLAFRAIRDYLTPDIAECWVDDDETAKQITDFAALIFPRRKTFIKVHSETERTLYERFRIEAQLQKIFSRSVNLPSGGQLVIDHTEALTAIDINSGKIGGEKNFKEMALRTNIEAAQEIPNQLMLRDIGGQIVVDFIEMKDGKHIREVEKVLRQALKVDRARTDIGRISKFGLLEIVRQRLGTSALSGSLEPCPHCSGAGTRRNLEWRSMQALKDIYRELRKDKSFEPFTYKTDADLMQYLVNRKREKLMEFEQTFGRKIFVMPTETPNCAFC; this is encoded by the coding sequence ATGGGCGAGAAGCAGAAGCGCAAGATGTTCATCAGCGTGCTGCCTGGCGAACAGGTGGAAGTGGCCATCATGGAAGATGGTGTGGTGTGCGAGTATTATGTTGAAATGCTCCATCAGAGCAAGACCAAGGGAAACATCTACAAGGCCAGGATCCACAATGTGGACCAGGCCCTGCAGGCCGCCTTCATCAATTACGGGGCGGAAAAGAACGGATTTTTGCAGGTCGACGAGGTTCATCCCGAATACTACCAGGGCGACGTGCCCAGCCGGGGCAAGTACCCGCCCCTGCAGAAGGTCTTAAAGCCCGGCCAGGAAGTGCTGGTGCAGGTGGTCAAGGAGCCGACCGGCTCCAAAGGCGCATTCCTGACCACGTATCTGTCCATCCCCGGCCGTTATTTCGTGCTCACCCCCGGCCGCGAACAGCTTGGCATTTCCCGCAAGATCGAAGATGAAAAGGAACGCGACCGCTTAAAAGAGGTCGTCGAGGAGCTCAAACTCGACGAAGGCCTGGGCGTCATCGTGCGCACGGTCAGTGAGTCCCAGAGCAAGAGCAGCCTGTCGCGGGATTTGCAGTTCCTGAAACGCCTGTGGAAAGAGATTCGCAAAAAGGGAATCTCCTCTGAGTCCCCGGCCCTTGTCTATGAGGAAAAGGATCTGGCCTTTCGGGCCATCCGCGACTACCTCACCCCCGACATCGCCGAATGCTGGGTTGATGATGACGAGACCGCGAAGCAGATCACTGATTTCGCCGCCCTTATTTTTCCCCGCCGCAAGACATTCATCAAGGTACACTCCGAAACCGAGCGGACTCTGTATGAGCGTTTTCGCATCGAGGCGCAGCTGCAGAAGATTTTCAGCCGTAGCGTCAATCTGCCCAGCGGCGGCCAGCTGGTCATTGACCACACCGAGGCCCTGACGGCCATCGATATCAACTCCGGCAAGATTGGCGGAGAAAAGAATTTCAAGGAGATGGCTCTGCGCACCAATATCGAGGCCGCGCAGGAAATCCCCAATCAGCTCATGCTGCGCGACATCGGCGGCCAGATCGTGGTCGATTTCATCGAGATGAAAGACGGCAAGCACATCCGCGAAGTGGAGAAGGTGCTGCGCCAGGCCTTGAAAGTCGATCGCGCGCGCACGGATATCGGCCGTATTTCCAAATTCGGCCTGCTTGAGATTGTTCGCCAGCGTCTGGGCACGTCGGCCCTGTCCGGCAGCCTGGAGCCGTGTCCGCACTGCTCCGGCGCGGGCACCCGCCGCAATCTGGAATGGCGCTCCATGCAGGCGTTGAAAGACATTTATCGTGAACTGCGCAAGGACAAGAGCTTTGAGCCGTTCACTTACAAGACGGACGCGGATCTCATGCAGTACCTTGTCAACCGCAAGCGGGAAAAGCTCATGGAATTTGAGCAGACATTCGGTCGCAAGATCTTCGTCATGCCTACGGAAACGCCCAACTGCGCATTTTGCTAG
- a CDS encoding epoxyqueuosine reductase QueH, translated as MKILVHICCGPCAITPVRALLEAGMGVTGFYYNPNIHPLQEYLRRREGVVQMAERLGIPVIFKDNEYDPKVYFRAVTYREPNRCLPCYSLRLERALSIARRGGFDAFTSTLLYSKFQKHEQIKTLGHDLAEGSGVAFHYQDFRTGWSEGIALSKEWGMYRQQYCGCLYSEFERYSSELDRRA; from the coding sequence ATGAAGATTTTGGTTCACATCTGCTGTGGGCCGTGCGCCATCACACCCGTCCGGGCCTTGCTAGAGGCCGGGATGGGTGTGACGGGCTTCTATTACAATCCCAATATTCATCCCCTGCAGGAATACCTGCGCCGCCGGGAAGGCGTGGTCCAGATGGCCGAGCGCCTCGGTATCCCGGTTATTTTCAAGGATAATGAGTACGACCCCAAGGTCTATTTCAGGGCCGTGACCTACCGCGAGCCGAACCGCTGTCTGCCCTGCTATTCCCTGCGGCTGGAGCGGGCTCTGTCCATCGCCCGGCGCGGCGGCTTCGACGCCTTCACCTCCACGCTTCTTTACAGCAAGTTTCAAAAGCACGAACAGATCAAAACCTTGGGTCACGATCTGGCCGAGGGGTCGGGAGTGGCGTTTCATTATCAGGATTTTCGTACCGGCTGGTCGGAGGGCATTGCCCTGTCAAAGGAATGGGGGATGTACCGCCAGCAGTACTGCGGTTGCCTTTACAGCGAATTCGAGCGCTACTCCTCGGAGCTGGACAGGCGCGCCTAG
- the hemW gene encoding radical SAM family heme chaperone HemW — MLLYVHVPFCVRKCGYCAFHSGPFSREAAAFYMQHVLREMAGWGEILGRVPVESVYFGGGTPSLLEPGQIGALLDAAGTCFTLGADAEITLEANPDSVLKSGFLDSLRGLGVNRLSLGVQSLQDDLLAMLGRPHDSRQARLAVHAARAAGFSNLSLDLIWGLPGQTHDRWMNDLAAAVELSPEHLSCYGLSLEDGTALTRKVEEGALTLPDEEAGVRMYMDGSEFLESSGYAHYEISNYARPGRESRHNQGYWAGLEYLGLGPAAVSTIQDRRWSNPTALDEYAGVVAQGKERNETEVLTARMRLQEMVMLTLRTGAGLDLEKFKATTGTEFPWRHPAVEQLRSSGLVRLRAGHLQLTRKGMLVSNSVIEMVLGILDRMHAETV, encoded by the coding sequence ATGCTGCTTTACGTTCACGTGCCCTTCTGCGTGCGCAAATGCGGCTACTGCGCCTTTCATTCCGGTCCGTTTTCCCGGGAAGCGGCTGCGTTTTATATGCAGCATGTTTTGCGGGAGATGGCGGGTTGGGGGGAAATTCTGGGCCGGGTTCCGGTTGAGTCGGTTTATTTCGGAGGCGGGACCCCGTCGCTTTTGGAGCCCGGACAGATTGGAGCTCTGCTGGATGCCGCCGGCACCTGCTTTACGCTGGGCGCAGATGCCGAGATCACCCTGGAAGCCAACCCGGATTCCGTGCTCAAGTCCGGATTCCTGGACAGTTTGCGAGGCCTTGGAGTGAACCGGCTGAGTCTCGGGGTGCAGAGCCTGCAAGACGATCTCTTGGCCATGCTCGGACGTCCTCACGACAGCAGGCAGGCTCGTCTTGCCGTGCATGCCGCGAGGGCGGCGGGGTTCTCGAATCTGAGCCTCGATCTGATCTGGGGGCTGCCCGGTCAGACTCATGATCGCTGGATGAATGACTTGGCAGCGGCCGTGGAGTTGTCGCCCGAGCATCTCTCCTGTTATGGGCTGAGCCTGGAGGACGGTACGGCCCTGACGCGCAAGGTCGAGGAGGGGGCGCTGACCCTGCCGGACGAGGAGGCCGGCGTCCGCATGTACATGGACGGATCGGAATTTCTGGAATCGAGCGGATATGCTCATTACGAAATTTCGAATTATGCCCGCCCGGGCCGGGAGAGCCGTCACAACCAGGGCTATTGGGCGGGTCTGGAGTATCTGGGCCTCGGCCCGGCGGCGGTTTCCACCATCCAGGACCGCAGGTGGTCGAACCCCACGGCCCTGGACGAGTATGCAGGGGTTGTGGCCCAGGGCAAAGAGCGAAACGAGACGGAGGTTTTGACGGCGCGTATGCGCCTGCAGGAAATGGTCATGCTGACATTGCGCACGGGCGCCGGGCTTGACCTGGAAAAATTTAAGGCAACGACCGGAACGGAATTTCCATGGCGCCACCCGGCTGTCGAGCAATTGCGCTCCAGCGGGTTGGTACGCCTCCGCGCCGGTCATCTTCAACTGACACGTAAGGGCATGCTGGTCAGCAATTCCGTCATCGAAATGGTGCTTGGAATTTTGGATCGCATGCACGCAGAAACTGTGTAG
- a CDS encoding DEAD/DEAH box helicase, translated as MTDTTDFGDAPREGSQTENFEGKAFSMADLPQTLQAAATRLNWAELMPVQVQTIPYMLGGQDVMVQSQTGSGKTGAFLLPILDRIETGLGAPQALILVPTRELAVQVTRDAEELGREAGIKPLSIYGGVGYKGQIQGLEDGAQLIIGTPGRILDHLLKGNLNLDRLKILVFDEADRMLSMGFYPDMKQLQRYLPRGLQSAMFSATYPGHVKRLAQQFLKDPVFVSLSQSQVHVSDVLHVVYKVPAMQKSRILVKIIEQENPASAIIFCNTKADVHFVSTVLRRFGYDVGEISADLTQAAREEVLEKLRLNKLKFLVATDVAARGIDIHELSHVFQYQPPQDHEAYVHRTGRTGRAGAAGVAISFVSGMEEIELEQIAKKFSIPMVEQPLPADEELETLISQRAVFLLEARLRKADNIQKERMQRFMRTVGELAANEESRALLAMLVDEFYQETFHAPLEQPSEKLVDMVRPVRPQSMPAQPAAPRAPRMPAPRPVPQTENIEAEQPADAAPVPAENGRPEGEKRRRKRSRKKPAAGADAALREQARPEISAEASDVQPAALEPAVVPVVAVEPKVSAPEAIPEKIQPPRSPRPPKPAPQAAPARAETRDESVAADSVAPGTPEENVIEEGQPAAAPKKRRRRRPRKSGGAKPEGGNDAAAETAAPSGASAPAPSVAQAPAAPAQAPRPPRGEPKAKPAEAPPAEDSASPTRDVPRPGRKKPAEAKTEPPRSKKKIFLE; from the coding sequence ATGACAGACACCACTGATTTTGGTGACGCCCCGCGCGAGGGCTCCCAAACCGAGAATTTCGAAGGCAAGGCATTTTCCATGGCCGACCTGCCGCAGACCCTGCAGGCTGCGGCGACCCGTTTGAACTGGGCCGAGCTCATGCCGGTGCAGGTGCAAACCATCCCGTACATGCTCGGCGGACAGGACGTTATGGTCCAGTCGCAGACCGGTAGCGGAAAGACAGGGGCTTTTTTGCTGCCCATTCTGGACCGCATCGAAACAGGCCTTGGCGCGCCGCAGGCCCTGATCCTGGTTCCCACCCGCGAGTTGGCCGTACAGGTCACCCGCGATGCCGAGGAACTGGGCCGGGAGGCCGGGATCAAACCGCTCTCCATTTATGGCGGCGTGGGCTACAAGGGCCAGATTCAGGGTCTTGAGGACGGGGCGCAGCTCATCATCGGCACGCCCGGCCGCATCCTGGATCACCTGCTCAAGGGCAACCTCAATCTGGACCGGCTGAAGATCCTGGTTTTCGACGAGGCCGACCGCATGCTGTCCATGGGTTTTTATCCGGACATGAAGCAGTTGCAGCGCTATTTGCCGCGCGGGCTGCAGTCGGCCATGTTCTCGGCGACCTATCCCGGACACGTGAAGCGTCTGGCCCAGCAGTTTCTGAAAGACCCGGTCTTTGTATCCTTAAGCCAGTCCCAGGTTCACGTCAGCGACGTGCTGCATGTGGTCTACAAGGTGCCGGCCATGCAGAAGAGCCGCATCCTGGTCAAGATTATCGAGCAGGAGAATCCGGCCTCGGCCATCATCTTCTGCAACACCAAAGCGGATGTGCATTTTGTTTCCACGGTGCTGCGGCGCTTCGGCTACGATGTGGGCGAGATCAGCGCCGACCTGACCCAGGCTGCGCGGGAAGAGGTGCTTGAGAAGCTGCGCCTGAACAAACTCAAGTTCCTGGTGGCCACGGATGTGGCCGCGCGCGGCATCGACATCCACGAGCTGTCCCATGTCTTCCAGTATCAGCCGCCTCAGGATCACGAGGCCTACGTGCACCGCACCGGACGCACGGGAAGGGCCGGAGCCGCAGGGGTCGCGATATCCTTTGTTTCGGGCATGGAAGAGATTGAGCTTGAACAGATCGCCAAGAAATTCTCCATCCCCATGGTCGAACAGCCCCTGCCTGCCGACGAGGAGCTCGAAACCCTTATCTCCCAGCGGGCCGTGTTTCTGCTTGAGGCGCGCCTGCGCAAGGCCGACAATATCCAAAAAGAGCGGATGCAGCGGTTCATGCGCACCGTGGGCGAGCTTGCGGCCAATGAGGAATCCCGCGCACTTTTGGCCATGCTGGTGGACGAGTTCTATCAGGAGACCTTTCATGCTCCGCTGGAGCAGCCCTCGGAAAAATTGGTCGACATGGTCCGCCCTGTCAGGCCCCAGTCCATGCCTGCGCAGCCCGCTGCGCCCAGAGCGCCCAGAATGCCCGCTCCCCGGCCAGTGCCTCAGACCGAAAACATTGAGGCCGAGCAGCCTGCGGACGCAGCACCCGTCCCGGCCGAAAACGGACGGCCCGAAGGCGAGAAGCGCCGGCGCAAGCGGTCCCGCAAAAAACCGGCCGCCGGAGCTGACGCCGCTTTGCGTGAGCAGGCCCGCCCTGAAATATCAGCGGAGGCCTCAGATGTTCAGCCGGCCGCCCTCGAACCTGCGGTAGTTCCTGTGGTTGCCGTGGAGCCTAAGGTCTCTGCGCCGGAGGCCATCCCGGAAAAGATTCAGCCTCCCCGCAGCCCCCGGCCGCCGAAGCCCGCTCCGCAGGCTGCGCCCGCTCGGGCCGAGACCAGGGATGAGTCCGTGGCGGCGGATTCCGTAGCGCCCGGCACTCCCGAGGAGAATGTGATCGAAGAGGGACAGCCGGCGGCAGCTCCCAAAAAGCGTCGTCGCCGCCGTCCACGCAAGTCTGGAGGCGCAAAGCCCGAAGGCGGCAATGATGCTGCGGCTGAGACTGCCGCGCCATCCGGAGCTTCCGCTCCGGCGCCAAGCGTTGCGCAAGCCCCGGCAGCCCCTGCGCAGGCTCCCCGTCCGCCGCGCGGGGAACCCAAGGCGAAGCCTGCGGAGGCTCCTCCGGCCGAAGACAGTGCCTCGCCGACCAGGGACGTTCCTCGTCCCGGCCGCAAGAAGCCGGCCGAAGCGAAGACCGAACCGCCCCGGTCCAAGAAAAAGATATTCCTGGAATAA